The following are from one region of the Sphingomonas sp. J315 genome:
- a CDS encoding transglutaminase N-terminal domain-containing protein: MRLAIDHHTRYRFSTPQQRLVQTLRLTPGDTHDQTVVDWRIDVDCDVRLRDAIDGFGNHVTMLYAEGPIAEIAINVAGQVLTVEAEGVVRGSNEPLPPQLFQRTTQRTTPNAELAALARDAAAGGAALDQLHRWNLALAERFPEAKDLPDTGASAAEALLAEPNARDLAHIFIAGAVSLGLPARYVSGYRQCGEGTCPAHGWAEAWVEGLGWVGFDPSAGISPDANYVRMATALDFNGAAPVAGIRQGAGIEDLSVELQVEAMNGDA, from the coding sequence ATGCGGCTCGCGATCGACCACCACACCCGCTACCGCTTCAGCACGCCGCAGCAGCGGCTGGTCCAGACACTACGCCTGACGCCGGGCGACACCCACGACCAGACCGTGGTGGACTGGCGCATCGACGTCGATTGCGATGTCCGGCTGCGCGACGCGATCGACGGGTTCGGCAATCATGTCACCATGCTCTATGCCGAGGGGCCGATCGCGGAGATTGCGATCAACGTGGCCGGACAGGTGCTGACCGTCGAGGCGGAGGGGGTGGTGCGCGGAAGCAACGAGCCGCTGCCGCCGCAATTGTTTCAACGGACCACGCAGCGCACGACCCCAAATGCGGAGCTTGCCGCACTGGCGCGCGATGCAGCGGCCGGCGGCGCGGCGCTCGACCAGCTTCATCGCTGGAACCTCGCGCTCGCCGAGCGCTTTCCAGAGGCCAAGGATCTGCCCGACACCGGGGCGAGCGCCGCGGAGGCTCTGCTGGCCGAACCCAATGCCCGCGACCTTGCGCATATCTTCATCGCCGGCGCGGTCTCCCTCGGCCTCCCGGCGCGCTATGTCTCGGGCTATCGCCAGTGCGGCGAGGGGACCTGCCCCGCGCATGGCTGGGCGGAAGCCTGGGTCGAGGGGCTGGGCTGGGTCGGCTTCGACCCCTCGGCGGGCATCAGCCCTGACGCCAATTATGTCCGCATGGCCACCGCCCTCGACTTCAACGGCGCTGCGCCTGTGGCGGGCATCCGACAGGGCGCGGGGATCGAGGATTTGTCCGTCGAGCTGCAGGTCGAAGCGATGAACGGCGACGCCTAA
- a CDS encoding alpha-E domain-containing protein, with translation MLSRTAASLYWLGRYVERADFIARLVEATVRLDALSARPAGEAAWASALRVTYTEEAFAVAHHSVSQQPVAHFLTLDMSHSGSIVRCLEQARNNARAVRTALTREAWTAINRLWLLFAKRVSPGGTATTLALVEGVMAEARGFEGAIHRMMGNEATMLIQLGAAIERADNTARLLDVKYHLLLPEGEAVGGVVDRDQWTTILQTVSAVTAYRWLYSDGLRPSNVIDLLITRAELPRSLAGCVEEVVEQLNALAKRTGLQGEADRMARARIARMQKTRAHEVIVSGLHEYLQAFIRENALLDAAIARQFRFI, from the coding sequence ATGCTCTCCCGCACCGCAGCGTCGCTCTACTGGCTCGGCCGTTATGTCGAGCGCGCGGACTTCATCGCCCGGCTGGTCGAGGCAACCGTGCGCCTCGACGCCCTGTCCGCCCGCCCGGCGGGGGAGGCCGCCTGGGCGAGTGCACTGCGCGTGACGTACACCGAAGAGGCGTTCGCCGTGGCGCATCATTCGGTCAGCCAGCAGCCGGTGGCGCATTTCCTGACCCTCGACATGAGCCATTCGGGGTCGATCGTCCGCTGCCTCGAACAGGCGCGCAACAATGCCCGCGCTGTCCGTACCGCACTGACCCGCGAGGCATGGACCGCGATCAACCGCCTGTGGCTGCTGTTCGCCAAGCGCGTCAGCCCGGGCGGCACCGCGACCACGCTGGCGCTGGTCGAGGGGGTGATGGCCGAAGCGCGCGGGTTCGAAGGCGCGATCCACCGGATGATGGGCAATGAAGCTACGATGCTGATCCAGCTCGGCGCCGCGATCGAGCGCGCCGACAACACCGCGCGGCTGCTCGACGTGAAGTACCACTTGCTGTTGCCCGAGGGCGAGGCGGTCGGCGGCGTCGTCGACCGCGATCAGTGGACGACGATCCTCCAGACCGTGTCGGCAGTCACCGCCTATCGCTGGCTCTACAGCGACGGCCTCCGGCCCTCGAACGTCATCGACCTGTTGATCACTCGCGCCGAACTGCCCCGCAGCCTCGCCGGATGCGTCGAGGAAGTGGTCGAGCAGCTCAACGCGCTCGCCAAGCGCACCGGCCTTCAGGGTGAGGCCGACCGCATGGCCCGCGCGCGCATTGCCCGGATGCAGAAGACCCGCGCGCACGAAGTGATCGTCAGCGGCCTGCACGAATATCTTCAGGCATTCATCCGTGAGAATGCGTTGCTCGACGCCGCCATTGCGCGGCAGTTCAGGTTCATCTGA